The following proteins come from a genomic window of Candidatus Francisella endociliophora:
- the fvfA gene encoding Francisella virulence factor A — translation MSRFQQNLMYAVILLIVFGLSVYFFTFKKDYETKGVFLPKYSAELPAVDPSKVRVFNLQYQSDTKGNIGQVRTSTHVAEEKDFQKLCDRNLQEAVKLAAEHGAHEIKYVCLYPEGQINELSSVQLRAYAFRD, via the coding sequence ATGAGCCGATTTCAACAAAACTTAATGTATGCGGTTATTTTACTAATAGTTTTTGGTCTAAGTGTGTACTTTTTCACATTTAAAAAAGACTATGAAACTAAAGGCGTGTTTTTGCCTAAATATAGTGCTGAATTGCCAGCTGTAGATCCTAGCAAAGTTAGAGTTTTTAACTTACAGTATCAAAGTGATACAAAGGGTAATATTGGTCAAGTCAGAACATCTACCCATGTTGCTGAAGAAAAAGATTTTCAAAAGTTATGTGATAGAAACTTACAAGAAGCTGTTAAACTAGCTGCAGAACATGGGGCTCATGAGATCAAATATGTTTGTCTTTATCCAGAAGGTCAGATTAATGAGTTAAGCAGTGTTCAGTTAAGGGCGTATGCTTTTAGGGACTAA
- the rlmKL gene encoding bifunctional 23S rRNA (guanine(2069)-N(7))-methyltransferase RlmK/23S rRNA (guanine(2445)-N(2))-methyltransferase RlmL, which yields MQNFTFFASCAKGIELLLKDELGRLGVEAQEKLAGVEFEGTLEQAYKVCIYSHLASQVMLKIATEKVTDQQSLYDAIFAIDWQSYFNVDKSFKIIISGKHYDFNNTMFVSQKTKDAIVDQFRRETNERPNIDTENPDNIIKLHLHKQFVNVFLCLNIDSLHKRSYRQFQGQAPLKESLASAILLKAGWLDELQKEQPILIDPMCGSGTILIEAAIMAKNIAPVLLNKDFKIFASKFHNEELWENLLAEAKQAQKSTNAIIQGYDIDNNVLDKAEKNIYQADVDDVVNIKRRDIRDLENEFDSEGLIVTNPPYGERLYGDQLDELLDIFNGFGDRLSQDFYGWKVAILTSFSESIKEMQLRTTKRNKFYNGAIETILYQFDINEHAKFKHESQLEKNIRIAEACAQKSDEHIDFGNKLQKNLKNLKPWLKQAGVECYRLYDADIPTFAVAVDMYGEHVFLQEYRADATIDQNIAKQRFYQAIYQIHRTLGVKYENIHTRVRQRQKGKDQYQKENDKNNFHVISEFDAKFYVNFDDYLDTGIFLDHRKIRQLVAKASKNKTLLNLFGYTCTASVHAALKGAKTTSVDMSNTYLEWGKNNFELNGLDPKKHEFIQADCIGWLKSNTQKFDVVFLDPPTFSNSKRMDDILDVQRDHELLINLAMDSLKKDGVLYFSNNYRRFKMSEDIISKFNCENVDKKCLSRDFLSNKNIHNCWEIKYK from the coding sequence ATGCAAAATTTTACATTTTTCGCCAGTTGTGCCAAAGGTATTGAACTATTATTAAAAGATGAACTTGGAAGACTTGGTGTTGAAGCTCAAGAAAAGCTTGCAGGAGTCGAGTTCGAGGGAACACTAGAACAGGCTTATAAAGTCTGTATTTACTCCCATCTAGCTAGCCAAGTTATGCTAAAAATTGCAACTGAAAAAGTAACAGATCAACAAAGTCTATATGATGCTATATTTGCGATAGACTGGCAAAGCTATTTTAATGTTGATAAATCTTTTAAGATTATAATTTCTGGTAAGCATTATGATTTTAACAATACTATGTTTGTCTCTCAAAAAACAAAAGATGCTATTGTAGATCAGTTTCGTAGAGAAACAAATGAGCGTCCAAATATTGATACTGAAAATCCAGATAATATTATCAAGCTACATTTGCATAAGCAGTTTGTAAATGTATTTTTATGTTTAAATATTGATAGTTTACATAAGCGTAGTTATAGACAGTTTCAAGGTCAAGCTCCATTAAAAGAATCATTAGCATCAGCGATTCTTTTAAAAGCAGGGTGGTTGGATGAGTTACAAAAAGAGCAGCCAATACTTATAGATCCTATGTGTGGTTCTGGAACTATTCTTATCGAAGCTGCGATTATGGCAAAAAATATTGCTCCAGTATTACTTAACAAGGACTTCAAAATATTTGCCTCAAAGTTTCATAATGAAGAATTATGGGAAAACTTATTAGCAGAAGCTAAACAAGCGCAAAAATCCACAAATGCCATTATTCAAGGATATGATATTGATAATAATGTCCTAGATAAAGCTGAGAAAAATATCTATCAAGCAGATGTTGATGATGTTGTAAATATTAAGCGTCGTGATATTCGAGATCTTGAAAATGAATTTGATAGTGAAGGTTTGATTGTTACAAACCCTCCGTATGGTGAGAGATTATATGGTGATCAACTTGATGAGCTTTTAGATATTTTTAATGGCTTCGGTGATAGATTATCGCAAGATTTTTATGGCTGGAAAGTTGCAATCCTTACAAGTTTTTCTGAATCTATCAAAGAAATGCAACTTCGCACAACAAAACGTAACAAGTTCTATAATGGTGCGATTGAGACTATTCTCTATCAGTTTGATATAAATGAGCATGCTAAATTTAAGCATGAGAGTCAGCTTGAGAAAAATATTCGTATAGCTGAAGCATGTGCACAAAAATCTGATGAGCATATAGATTTTGGTAATAAGTTACAAAAAAATCTAAAGAATCTTAAGCCATGGCTTAAGCAAGCTGGTGTAGAGTGTTATAGACTATATGATGCAGATATTCCAACTTTTGCAGTAGCTGTAGATATGTATGGTGAGCATGTGTTTTTACAGGAGTATCGCGCAGATGCAACTATAGATCAAAATATTGCTAAGCAAAGATTTTATCAAGCGATCTATCAGATACATAGAACTCTAGGTGTAAAGTATGAAAATATTCATACACGAGTTCGCCAAAGACAAAAAGGTAAAGACCAGTACCAAAAAGAAAATGATAAAAATAATTTTCATGTTATTAGTGAATTTGATGCTAAGTTTTATGTAAATTTTGATGATTATTTAGATACTGGTATTTTCTTAGATCATCGTAAGATTAGACAACTTGTAGCAAAAGCTTCTAAAAATAAAACTCTTCTTAATCTATTTGGCTATACATGTACAGCTAGTGTTCATGCGGCTTTAAAAGGTGCTAAAACCACAAGTGTTGATATGTCTAACACATATCTTGAATGGGGGAAGAATAATTTTGAGTTGAATGGTTTAGATCCTAAAAAACATGAGTTTATCCAAGCTGACTGTATTGGTTGGTTAAAATCTAATACTCAAAAATTTGATGTGGTATTTTTAGATCCGCCAACGTTCTCAAATTCAAAACGTATGGATGATATTTTGGATGTTCAAAGAGATCATGAGCTACTTATAAACTTAGCAATGGATTCTCTAAAAAAAGATGGCGTGTTATATTTTTCAAATAACTATCGTCGTTTCAAAATGTCAGAAGATATAATTAGCAAATTCAACTGTGAAAATGTTGATAAGAAATGTTTATCTCGAGATTTTCTATCTAACAAAAATATTCATAATTGTTGGGAAATTAAATATAAGTAA
- a CDS encoding sterol desaturase family protein — MNLAKAKKIISTGYWSDFYIYPIAVLVFLVYGLYAINFKIGLAFILFIIGLVLGSFLEYFIHRVIFHHCPGFKTLHQLHHDRPIDLIGSPTYVSIPVYVTTVFIPLVLMSNIAYASIIFSAFLLDLLFYFIIHHTTHHVRSKKGSILHWYKKYHAVHHTNPDVNFSVAFPIWDIVFRTRQRN; from the coding sequence ATGAATCTCGCAAAAGCAAAAAAAATAATTAGTACGGGTTATTGGAGTGATTTTTATATTTATCCTATCGCAGTCTTAGTTTTTCTAGTTTATGGTCTTTATGCTATAAACTTTAAAATAGGTCTAGCTTTTATATTATTTATAATAGGACTTGTTCTTGGTTCATTTTTAGAATACTTTATTCATAGGGTAATTTTTCATCATTGCCCAGGTTTTAAGACTCTACATCAGCTTCATCATGACAGACCTATTGATCTAATTGGTAGCCCAACTTATGTATCAATACCTGTTTATGTGACTACTGTTTTCATACCATTAGTTTTAATGTCAAATATTGCTTATGCAAGTATAATTTTTAGCGCCTTTTTATTGGACTTACTTTTTTATTTTATAATTCATCACACTACACATCATGTTAGATCTAAGAAAGGATCAATATTACATTGGTATAAGAAATATCATGCTGTACATCATACAAATCCAGATGTTAATTTTTCTGTAGCATTTCCTATTTGGGATATAGTCTTTCGCACTAGACAAAGAAATTAA
- the rpsU gene encoding 30S ribosomal protein S21: protein MPRIVVDPRKPFDISLRNFKRACEKAGIKQELRDRKTFVKPTEKRKLAKRAAVKRAKQAARRAYSY from the coding sequence ATGCCAAGAATAGTCGTTGACCCTAGAAAACCTTTTGATATTAGTCTAAGAAATTTCAAAAGAGCTTGTGAAAAAGCTGGTATTAAACAAGAGCTTAGAGATAGAAAGACTTTTGTAAAGCCAACAGAGAAAAGAAAACTTGCTAAAAGAGCAGCTGTTAAAAGAGCTAAGCAAGCTGCTAGAAGAGCGTATTCTTACTAG
- a CDS encoding cold-shock protein: MKQGTVKFFNTTKGFGFIEPQDGGKDVFVHISAVENSGLSTLREGEKVTFETEENRGKLAAANIKSI; the protein is encoded by the coding sequence ATGAAACAAGGTACAGTTAAATTTTTTAATACGACTAAAGGATTTGGATTTATAGAACCACAAGATGGCGGCAAAGATGTTTTTGTTCACATCAGTGCAGTAGAAAACTCTGGTCTAAGCACTCTACGTGAAGGCGAGAAAGTAACTTTTGAAACTGAAGAAAACAGAGGCAAGCTAGCTGCTGCTAATATCAAATCTATCTAA
- a CDS encoding alpha/beta hydrolase: MLNFLINEQTIRLFDIKFSQALDKGISGSAYIDGQASAGDELEFKLEDISFTAIVTAVRVSPNTSVNATNPTYITFASQESFLADDKSLLKYPDGNINDVLEKVLKDHDITADFQSDNGVVLDNILQHGNSTLDKIISLCNQYGIVFYRDLRDDNKLKFCNTFGDKDVINVDVLDKQRATIETKPVAYITENIVADDNHNVLALGFNRYQGDGGYKQLVPAKNGLIQSPFIGTTSDLTKFYAQSLFNHFETYKNILALDGAGILTVGDKIHVDSKKLPIDTKGWYIVESSVSITTDSEGFNKLATCQYSAIAVADDVQNLANNVLDQYKQSKFVKEGFAVKGYSDDSEDATTLNDNGKYQLSIPEYYKQIDEDEVINDVAKLHFVHTPDQKHSFPLVQNSPTLVMELQDPTILGTRNTETRPAHNRKGYEQDYRLADNKHNSLNFIHAGAFKHNIANPKSTSSVVLESQKYRGSNRSAALRLGDESYRDIHKGKKPGMSLQSEGNFYELHPNYKATVFGNRNNVDAKYQSISPVYSLVTQRLNSDDYPYHWLEGINADEYHKQVVADSSSLTTQVNNKIATDATATNLIYDYTNKITQDIYLNTDHDYSTDDEHKLEYNEVTKDISVEGEITQESQAKEIKLTSNETTNTLHHTQKNINVDGDVNFEEIELEQNITQEMNLIGGEIVITANKLVNNIPDGIKITTQKSIFDAEQIMSHGMYNIVNGDGNVDEDEESNEVIRIYIVDKYCTDEKVDNEDDKILNDKAKIVKYVKEDSALTDLLEIDYIKDAKYFEKGSDEGKYIPAEFKRDDKYFEMKLPKDVEIEAICLELNTLNISNNKFQSLIVGLNGEKVEDVVDDFKHYQNTISLKPENWQKIKDKQDNKETINTVETTINHLVINVFEPPMMINLREDYYFAYYKHHIQRLVRKNFKTDADYIGFIGSKTLDQLDTGELDNIKQVDKLKIQSYQQEYSKLIQRYKALLPFFDDPKEFKPQIFYTALNDGWNKFTWDNYLIALAKSQNNLLKRQEPGTDIKPNLTFFIHGYNVPVEQKGDKAGSFVGYPQALEYADSQYDVTSNKVIHDYDWYDPRYWYKDKILKMKDQKASILPTDEDSIQYNEERNPTDGASGWNLIMEASLNKAADWDEKDLNKYNRIVQVAWQGNPASDADYIAAVPMSEFAGEQLAQLVDKLQGEGIEVNIMAHSLGNAVIMNTLKNVGQPINRAICWEPAIANNCFDNDDSNTKRVQKFGNKYIEIKHVEKNGKDSLNAELVSYNQNYNISYNYAAAKDKAEKFTIAYSNCDNILGPVPYVPNLFDKNEDISKLTNADIANRLAPYVINSMYVGILGTINDKLGTDIRALGNSGDIVRQISSLKTNDKSAGATFGIISTMVYALESLADNALGQDYKVLNSIYSLANRFVYPFNYFLEGNIEKRFEDFYKQWAEQYAGKKFYFNGEHDISADWEKQRDNLIEAMEKDSNTGNPIYSVFERLIDYVYSFAGGYTYKDMPKNILDNTLETVNGIYNVGSNLTKSVADTVTLDFENAQKELTESFWNSLGVGFSASSIVSGPVIKEVSSSIKSFFAGNKTVIDELHKHKKLVATTMLTVLLTKEAKPADALGYDGVDRKSDTLNALIGKTVFQTDQSVETSLLDEKVKYKYPCLYEDKSGDKHLVTYSQLLKLDSFEQSSARSLICVDHSAMKIPSKEMMDYVYKGYLLSGGEGSLKYFGNYKIG, translated from the coding sequence ATGCTGAATTTTTTAATAAATGAACAAACAATCCGCCTGTTTGATATCAAATTTTCACAGGCTTTGGATAAGGGCATTTCTGGTAGTGCTTATATAGATGGTCAAGCCAGTGCTGGCGATGAGCTGGAGTTTAAGCTTGAGGATATCTCTTTTACAGCTATTGTTACAGCTGTTCGAGTTAGCCCTAATACTTCTGTAAATGCTACTAACCCTACTTATATTACTTTTGCTAGCCAAGAAAGCTTCTTAGCTGATGATAAATCTCTACTTAAATACCCTGATGGTAATATCAATGATGTCTTAGAGAAAGTCCTTAAAGACCATGATATAACTGCAGACTTTCAAAGTGATAATGGTGTTGTTCTTGATAATATCTTACAGCATGGCAATTCTACTCTTGATAAGATCATTAGCCTATGTAATCAATATGGTATCGTCTTCTATAGAGATCTAAGAGATGACAACAAGCTTAAATTCTGTAATACATTCGGTGATAAAGATGTAATCAATGTAGATGTCCTTGATAAACAAAGAGCTACTATCGAAACTAAGCCTGTAGCATATATAACTGAAAACATTGTCGCTGATGATAATCACAATGTACTAGCACTAGGCTTTAATAGATATCAAGGTGATGGTGGCTATAAACAATTAGTCCCAGCTAAAAATGGTTTGATTCAATCGCCCTTTATTGGTACCACTTCTGATCTAACTAAGTTTTATGCTCAAAGTCTTTTTAATCATTTTGAAACTTATAAAAATATCCTTGCTCTAGATGGTGCTGGAATCCTAACTGTTGGTGATAAGATTCATGTTGATAGTAAAAAACTACCTATTGATACTAAAGGTTGGTATATCGTTGAATCTAGCGTAAGTATTACAACTGATAGTGAGGGTTTTAACAAGCTTGCTACTTGTCAGTACTCGGCTATTGCTGTGGCTGATGATGTCCAAAACTTAGCTAATAATGTACTAGATCAATATAAGCAATCTAAGTTTGTCAAAGAGGGTTTTGCTGTCAAAGGATATTCTGATGATAGCGAAGATGCTACAACTTTAAATGATAATGGTAAATACCAACTGTCTATCCCAGAGTATTACAAACAGATTGATGAAGATGAAGTTATCAATGATGTTGCTAAACTGCACTTTGTCCATACTCCAGATCAAAAGCATAGCTTCCCATTAGTACAAAACTCCCCTACTCTAGTTATGGAGCTACAAGACCCAACTATACTAGGTACACGTAATACCGAAACTAGACCAGCACATAACAGAAAAGGTTATGAACAAGATTATAGATTAGCTGATAATAAACATAACTCGCTTAACTTTATCCATGCTGGAGCATTTAAGCATAATATCGCTAATCCTAAATCTACTAGCTCTGTTGTATTAGAATCGCAAAAGTATCGTGGTAGCAATAGATCTGCTGCATTACGCTTAGGTGATGAAAGTTATCGTGATATCCATAAAGGTAAAAAACCTGGTATGTCGCTACAGTCTGAAGGTAACTTCTATGAGCTACACCCTAACTACAAAGCTACTGTCTTTGGTAATAGAAACAATGTCGATGCCAAGTATCAAAGTATCTCACCTGTATATTCATTAGTTACTCAAAGGTTAAATTCTGATGATTATCCTTATCATTGGTTAGAGGGTATAAATGCTGATGAATATCATAAGCAAGTAGTTGCTGATAGTAGTAGTCTGACTACTCAAGTTAATAATAAAATAGCTACTGATGCTACTGCTACTAACCTTATCTATGATTATACTAACAAGATTACTCAAGATATCTATCTAAATACAGATCATGATTATAGTACTGATGATGAACATAAACTTGAGTACAATGAAGTTACTAAAGATATTTCTGTTGAGGGAGAAATAACCCAAGAATCTCAAGCTAAAGAGATAAAGCTAACATCTAATGAGACTACAAACACCCTACACCACACGCAGAAAAACATTAATGTAGATGGTGATGTAAACTTTGAAGAAATTGAGCTAGAGCAAAATATCACCCAAGAGATGAATTTAATTGGTGGTGAGATTGTTATTACAGCTAATAAGCTTGTTAATAATATCCCTGATGGTATCAAAATCACAACGCAAAAATCTATCTTTGATGCTGAGCAGATTATGTCACATGGGATGTATAATATAGTCAATGGTGATGGTAATGTTGATGAGGATGAGGAATCTAATGAAGTTATTAGAATTTATATAGTTGATAAATACTGTACAGATGAAAAAGTTGATAACGAAGATGACAAAATCCTTAATGATAAAGCTAAGATTGTTAAATATGTTAAAGAAGATTCTGCTTTAACTGACTTGTTAGAAATAGACTATATCAAAGATGCTAAGTACTTTGAGAAAGGTAGTGATGAAGGTAAGTATATCCCTGCGGAGTTTAAGCGTGATGATAAATACTTCGAGATGAAGCTACCAAAGGATGTAGAGATTGAAGCTATTTGTCTAGAGTTAAATACTTTAAATATTTCAAATAACAAATTCCAAAGTTTGATTGTTGGCTTAAATGGTGAAAAAGTTGAAGATGTTGTAGATGACTTCAAACACTACCAAAACACAATATCACTTAAACCAGAAAACTGGCAGAAGATCAAAGATAAGCAAGATAACAAAGAAACTATCAATACTGTTGAAACTACTATCAATCATTTAGTTATCAATGTCTTTGAACCTCCGATGATGATTAATCTTAGAGAGGATTATTATTTTGCGTATTATAAACATCATATTCAAAGGTTAGTTAGAAAGAACTTCAAAACTGATGCTGATTATATAGGCTTTATAGGTAGTAAAACTCTTGACCAGCTAGATACTGGTGAATTAGATAACATCAAACAGGTTGATAAATTAAAGATACAAAGCTATCAGCAAGAATATTCTAAGCTGATTCAAAGATACAAAGCTCTACTTCCTTTCTTTGATGATCCTAAAGAATTTAAGCCACAAATATTCTATACTGCTTTAAATGATGGCTGGAATAAATTTACTTGGGATAATTATCTTATCGCTCTTGCAAAAAGCCAAAACAACTTGCTTAAAAGACAAGAGCCAGGTACTGATATTAAACCTAACCTGACTTTCTTTATCCATGGTTATAATGTCCCTGTTGAGCAAAAGGGAGATAAAGCAGGTAGCTTTGTTGGTTACCCTCAAGCTTTAGAGTATGCTGATAGTCAATATGATGTCACTTCAAATAAAGTTATTCATGACTATGATTGGTATGATCCAAGATATTGGTACAAGGATAAGATCCTTAAAATGAAAGATCAAAAAGCTAGTATCTTGCCTACTGATGAAGATAGTATTCAATACAATGAAGAAAGAAACCCTACTGATGGAGCTAGTGGCTGGAATCTAATTATGGAGGCTAGTTTAAACAAGGCTGCTGATTGGGATGAGAAAGATCTTAATAAATATAACCGTATTGTTCAGGTAGCTTGGCAAGGTAACCCTGCTAGTGATGCTGATTATATTGCGGCTGTGCCTATGAGTGAATTTGCTGGTGAGCAGTTGGCTCAGCTAGTAGATAAACTTCAAGGTGAAGGTATCGAAGTTAATATTATGGCGCACTCTTTAGGTAATGCTGTAATTATGAATACTTTAAAAAATGTTGGACAACCTATCAATAGAGCTATTTGTTGGGAACCTGCTATTGCTAATAACTGCTTTGATAATGATGATAGTAATACTAAACGCGTACAGAAGTTTGGTAATAAATACATTGAAATAAAACATGTAGAAAAAAATGGAAAAGATAGCCTAAACGCTGAATTAGTTAGCTATAACCAAAACTACAATATCAGCTACAACTATGCAGCAGCTAAAGATAAAGCTGAGAAGTTCACAATAGCATATAGTAACTGTGATAATATTCTCGGTCCTGTTCCGTATGTGCCGAATCTATTTGATAAGAATGAAGATATCTCTAAACTAACTAATGCAGATATTGCAAATAGATTAGCTCCGTATGTTATTAACAGTATGTATGTTGGTATACTTGGTACTATCAATGATAAGTTAGGTACTGATATTCGAGCTTTGGGTAATAGTGGTGATATCGTACGTCAGATCAGTAGCTTAAAGACTAATGATAAGAGTGCTGGAGCTACATTTGGTATTATAAGTACTATGGTATATGCACTAGAGAGCTTAGCTGATAATGCTCTGGGACAAGATTATAAGGTACTTAATTCTATATACTCATTAGCAAATAGATTTGTTTATCCATTTAACTATTTCTTAGAGGGAAATATTGAGAAGCGCTTTGAGGATTTCTATAAGCAATGGGCTGAGCAATACGCAGGTAAGAAGTTCTACTTTAATGGCGAGCATGATATATCTGCTGATTGGGAAAAGCAAAGAGACAACTTAATAGAAGCAATGGAGAAAGATAGTAATACAGGTAACCCTATTTATTCTGTATTTGAAAGATTGATTGATTATGTCTACTCTTTTGCTGGTGGCTATACTTATAAAGATATGCCAAAGAATATTCTTGATAATACTTTAGAGACTGTAAACGGTATCTATAATGTTGGTAGTAATCTGACAAAATCAGTGGCTGATACTGTGACACTTGACTTTGAAAATGCACAAAAAGAGCTAACTGAGTCGTTTTGGAATAGTTTGGGTGTTGGCTTTAGTGCTAGTAGTATTGTTTCTGGTCCTGTTATTAAAGAAGTATCTTCAAGTATTAAGAGCTTCTTTGCTGGTAATAAGACTGTGATTGATGAGCTACATAAGCATAAAAAACTAGTGGCAACTACTATGCTAACTGTATTACTTACCAAAGAAGCTAAACCTGCTGATGCGTTGGGGTATGATGGGGTAGATAGAAAATCTGATACTTTAAATGCTCTTATTGGTA